Genomic segment of Paenibacillus macerans:
TTCATCAATCCGCAGGGCTGGTCGCTGTTAAGCGGGGCGGCCGACCGGGACAAGCGGGAGAAGCTGATGCGGGCCGTTCGGGAACAGCTGGAAACGCCTTATGGCGTAGAAAAGCTGGCCCCTTCCTACACCGCGATGCGCGAGGATGTCGGCCGGGTCACCCAGAAGCACCCGGGATCGGCCGAAAACGGCGCGGTGTACAACCATGCGGCCGCCTTCTATATCTACGGGCTGTATTCCGTAGGGGAGAAGGACGATGCCTACCGGCTGCTGCGCAAAATGATCCCCGGCCCGGACTTGGACGATATCGTGCAGCGGGGTCAGCTCCCGGTGTTCGTTCCGAACTACTATCGCGGCGCCTACCGGCAGTTCCCGCGCACGGCGGGGCGTTCCAGCCACCTGTTCAACACCGGAACGGCGCCTTGGGTTTACCGCTGCCTGATCGACGGACTGTTCGGGCTGCAGGGATGCCCCGAAGGCCTCCGCATCCGGCCGCAGCTTCCGTCCCATTGGAGCGGGGCCAAGGTAACCCGGAATTTCCGCGGGGCCAAGATCCGCGTCGAGATGGCGCGCGATGCCGGCGTCCGCGAGACCGAGGTTTATGCCGACGGCGCGCCTATGGCGGACGGCATCCTGCGGAATGTGCGGCCGGGCGCCGAATATCGCGTGCTGGTTAAGCTTCCGGCCGTCAACTAAAGCGGCGGGCTTACATAAAATCGAAGAAATAACGGATGACGTGAAGGAACACCGGCGAGGTGTAGGTCAGGCTGTCGACGAGGCTCAAGTAGCTTTTTTTAAGCGCTTGGGCCTTGTCGTCATCGCCGATGAGCAGGTCCCGCTTCAGTACGGAAATCGTCAAACTTCCGAAGAAGCCGCTAAGGCCGATCAGCATGCCGGAGAAGAGCCCGAACCCCGCGCCGAGCGGCGTCAGATAAGGGGAGATCAGGCACGCCACCCCGGTGGTGGCCAGCAGCCCGCACGCAAAGCCCTCCCACGTCAAATACGGATTGGCGGTGGGGACGACCTTGCGCCGGCCGAAATAAAACGAGGCCGCGTATTGCACGATGTCGTTCAGCTGCGTTAGCAAGACGAGAAACAGCACCAGTCCGGCCCCGTATTCCGGCGAGGCGGCCTGGAAATAGGCGAGGTGGCTGAGACCGAACACCATCAGCATCAGCCCCCACTGCACCCGGCTGACGCTGCGCAGAAACCCGACCGTGCCTTTGTTGATCAAGCGCGGAACCGGCAGGAACAGGAAAACGTAGACCGGAATAAAAACGATAAACATGCCGTACCAGCCGATGTAGATCCAGTAGAACTGTACGGGAATCGCGAGGTAGGCCCACAGG
This window contains:
- a CDS encoding phosphatidate cytidylyltransferase codes for the protein MNSLQFTLMILFFALLGIHAAYLVTGRVRPERDYAALGLRLRTWWGMWLILCLATLFNRAASLLALMILCFFALKEYFSMIRSNKAERRLFLWAYLAIPVQFYWIYIGWYGMFIVFIPVYVFLFLPVPRLINKGTVGFLRSVSRVQWGLMLMVFGLSHLAYFQAASPEYGAGLVLFLVLLTQLNDIVQYAASFYFGRRKVVPTANPYLTWEGFACGLLATTGVACLISPYLTPLGAGFGLFSGMLIGLSGFFGSLTISVLKRDLLIGDDDKAQALKKSYLSLVDSLTYTSPVFLHVIRYFFDFM